A single region of the Eleginops maclovinus isolate JMC-PN-2008 ecotype Puerto Natales chromosome 16, JC_Emac_rtc_rv5, whole genome shotgun sequence genome encodes:
- the LOC134877707 gene encoding neurogenic differentiation factor 2-like, whose protein sequence is MLTRLFSDPSMLPDVQKYSGWAEDSDEEDSKMKDDDQDTQDDTEGSELRGSSRTHSEHAGEDDEDDDEVEEEEDEEGIEGDRPKKRGPKKRKMTPARVERTKVRRTKANARERTRMHDLNSALDNLRKVVPCYSKTQKLSKIETLRLAKNYIWALSEILRNGKRPDVVAYVQTLCKGLSQPTTNLVAGCLQLNSRNFLTEQQCPDGGRYASGSFSMHSYPYQCARLSSPQCQPGSGSNSHPLRTHGYCSTYDSVYGGSGSPEYNSPEYEAPLSPPLCVNGNFSLKHQGPASPDNEKGYHYSMHYSGLPGSRPTGPHNLVFGSSGARSGIHSENVLPYHDMHLHHERAPVYDELNAFFHN, encoded by the coding sequence ATGTTGACGAGGCTTTTCAGTGACCCATCAATGCTCCCCGATGTGCAGAAATACTCGGGCTGGGCGGAGGACAGCGATGAGGAGGATTCGAAAATGAAAGATGATGATCAGGACACCCAGGACGACACGGAGGGATCAGAGCTGAGAGGAAGCAGCCGTACTCACTCCGAGCATGCCGGGGAAGACGACGAGGACGACGACGAGGTcgaggaagaggaagacgagGAAGGGATAGAGGGGGACAGGCCCAAGAAAAGAGGTCCCAAGAAGCGAAAGATGACCCCTGCCCGAGTCGAGCGTACCAAGGTGAGGCGGACAAAGGCCAACGCACGGGAGAGGACCCGAATGCACGACCTGAACTCTGCGCTAGACAATCTGCGTAAAGTGGTTCCCTGCTACTCCAAAACGCAAAAACTTTCCAAAATCGAGACACTTCGTCTGGCCAAAAACTATATCTGGGCTCTATCGGAGATATTGCGCAATGGGAAAAGGCCTGACGTTGTGGCCTACGTCCAGACGCTGTGCAAGGGACTCTCCCAGCCCACGACCAACCTGGTAGCGGGGTGCCTGCAGCTAAACTCCCGTAACTTCCTGACCGAGCAACAGTGTCCGGACGGGGGGAGATACGCTTCCGGCTCCTTCTCCATGCATTCATACCCCTACCAGTGTGCGCGTCTTTCCAGCCCTCAATGCCAGCCGGGCTCGGGCTCGAACTCGCATCCACTGAGGACGCACGGCTACTGCTCGACCTACGACTCGGTGTACGGTGGGAGCGGTTCCCCGGAGTACAACAGCCCTGAGTATGAGGCGCCCCTCAGCCCGCCTCTGTGCGTTAATGGCAACTTTTCCCTGAAGCACCAAGGCCCTGCGTCGCCCGACAACGAGAAGGGGTACCACTACTCTATGCATTACTCCGGCCTGCCTGGCTCCAGACCCACCGGGCCCCACAACCTAGTGTTTGGCTCTTCTGGAGCCCGGAGCGGCATTCACTCTGAAAACGTCCTGCCTTACCACGACATGCACTTACATCACGAACGGGCCCCGGTGTATGACGAACTGAACGCGTTTTTTCACAATTAA